The following are encoded in a window of Sinomonas cyclohexanicum genomic DNA:
- a CDS encoding 3-carboxyethylcatechol 2,3-dioxygenase — protein sequence MTLAVAALSHAPSFGNVDPGGRTFAEIESAIDEVKAFVKDYDPEVVVVFGPDHFNGQLYSLITPWAVGAQAEGVGDYNTTEGPLPVDSAAARALHAHVLEQGIEIGRSERMKVDHGVVQPLDFVFGKDFAQPIVPVFVNSLGMPLTPMRRVREMGEAFGKAAQALDKRVLFVASGGISHNPPIPRWEGAPGTMQERLIAYAPTRQERVEREQKIVQGIQAIADGNAPSDPLNEEWDRLLLDTFRSGDLSEVDGWANDWFLAEGGSAAHEMRSWIAAYAALSTAGTYRVAVDHYWPVKTWGAGFGIQAAITVAP from the coding sequence ATGACACTAGCGGTGGCAGCCCTGTCCCACGCTCCATCCTTCGGAAATGTCGACCCCGGTGGCCGCACTTTCGCCGAGATCGAGTCTGCAATCGACGAGGTCAAGGCGTTCGTGAAGGACTACGATCCCGAGGTCGTCGTCGTCTTCGGCCCAGACCACTTCAACGGCCAGCTCTACTCGCTCATCACGCCGTGGGCGGTGGGGGCCCAAGCTGAAGGCGTCGGCGACTACAACACCACCGAGGGCCCACTCCCGGTGGACAGCGCCGCTGCCCGCGCCCTGCACGCCCACGTGCTCGAGCAAGGGATCGAGATCGGCCGCTCAGAGCGTATGAAGGTTGACCACGGGGTCGTTCAACCGCTCGACTTCGTGTTCGGCAAGGACTTCGCGCAGCCGATCGTCCCGGTGTTCGTGAACTCGCTCGGCATGCCGCTGACCCCGATGCGCCGGGTCCGTGAGATGGGCGAGGCCTTCGGCAAGGCGGCCCAGGCGCTCGACAAGCGGGTGCTCTTCGTCGCCTCCGGAGGCATTTCGCACAACCCACCGATCCCACGATGGGAGGGTGCCCCCGGAACCATGCAGGAGCGTCTCATTGCGTACGCCCCCACCCGCCAGGAGCGTGTGGAACGCGAGCAGAAGATCGTCCAAGGAATCCAAGCGATCGCGGACGGCAACGCCCCGAGCGATCCCTTGAACGAGGAGTGGGACCGGCTGCTCCTGGACACGTTCCGCTCGGGGGACCTGAGCGAAGTGGACGGCTGGGCGAACGACTGGTTCTTGGCCGAGGGCGGATCGGCCGCGCATGAGATGCGGAGCTGGATCGCAGCCTATGCCGCGCTCTCCACGGCCGGGACGTACCGGGTCGCCGTCGACCACTACTGGCCGGTGAAGACCTGGGGCGCCGGCTTCGGCATCCAGGCCGCGATCACGGTGGCTCCGTGA
- a CDS encoding nuclear transport factor 2 family protein, translated as MTERTYGVDIETRIEIEQLISELLYRLDHNQADTTWELYAEDAVTEGPLGTMNGREAIRAWGAKRAQQTDVVGRHFIGGIRLAWENGVLTGTVTYLTFRDAAEDVLKPASVGEFREQYRKVDGGWCFARREIVPVFGGANAAAHAKRLAEAANAGPR; from the coding sequence ATGACAGAGAGAACATACGGCGTCGACATCGAGACCCGAATCGAGATCGAGCAGCTCATCTCCGAACTGCTCTACCGCCTCGACCACAACCAGGCCGACACCACCTGGGAGCTCTACGCCGAGGACGCCGTCACCGAAGGACCGCTGGGCACCATGAACGGCCGCGAGGCGATCAGGGCCTGGGGAGCAAAGCGTGCCCAGCAGACCGACGTCGTCGGACGGCACTTCATCGGCGGGATCCGTCTGGCCTGGGAGAACGGGGTCCTCACCGGCACCGTCACGTACCTGACCTTCCGCGATGCCGCCGAGGACGTGCTCAAGCCCGCGAGCGTCGGCGAGTTCCGCGAGCAGTACCGCAAGGTCGACGGCGGGTGGTGCTTCGCGCGTCGCGAGATCGTCCCGGTCTTCGGAGGCGCGAACGCGGCAGCGCACGCGAAGCGCCTCGCCGAGGCCGCAAACGCGGGGCCACGGTGA
- a CDS encoding DUF4230 domain-containing protein, whose product MISLLWRAATIVIGVALAGLLVANASGLNPFQPQQVDRSQPALLKSINDISEYHAAVGNLQVVVDIEDNVTWVPSVIAGRRTLFVAAGTVDAYVDLAGIAGQDVVLSPDGKSATVRLPKAQLDKPNLDHDRSYVFSQDRGVLDRIADAMETPQQAQFYKLAESKLAAAAEDSELRKRAAENTKSMLTGLFKASGISVTFLDDAA is encoded by the coding sequence ATGATTTCGTTACTCTGGCGCGCTGCGACGATCGTGATCGGCGTGGCACTTGCCGGGCTTCTCGTGGCCAATGCGTCTGGATTGAATCCGTTCCAGCCGCAACAGGTCGACCGCAGCCAGCCGGCACTTCTGAAGTCGATCAACGACATCAGCGAGTACCACGCTGCTGTCGGCAACCTGCAGGTGGTGGTCGACATCGAAGACAACGTGACTTGGGTTCCCTCTGTCATTGCGGGCCGGCGAACGCTGTTTGTCGCGGCGGGCACCGTCGACGCTTATGTCGACCTCGCTGGCATCGCGGGCCAGGATGTGGTGCTCTCCCCTGACGGCAAGTCAGCAACGGTGAGGCTGCCGAAGGCGCAGCTCGACAAGCCGAACCTTGACCACGACCGGTCCTATGTCTTCTCGCAGGACCGCGGGGTCCTCGACCGGATTGCGGATGCAATGGAGACGCCCCAACAAGCTCAGTTCTACAAGCTCGCTGAAAGCAAGCTGGCCGCGGCCGCCGAGGACTCGGAACTTCGAAAGCGCGCTGCGGAGAACACCAAATCAATGCTCACCGGCCTGTTCAAGGCCAGCGGAATCAGCGTCACCTTCCTCGACGACGCGGCCTAG
- a CDS encoding alpha/beta fold hydrolase, with translation MSAPAYAPVPGQGPEPVTFWEAVADLPHRLEYVQVGAWRTRVLHVGHGEQTIVLLNGTSGHIEAFTQNIRALAARYHVIGYDYPGHGFTTLSDHDLEIPEYEAHLLALLDALGLDQVHLIGESLGGWIAIKFAAHHPERLRTIVLSAPGGRVVGEQRVDRAQSVSAQAVADPSYDNVRKRLQVVIHDPEKITDELVKVRQAIYSQPGFEESMRHISVLRQPETRWRNRVTVEDYAAIPVPALLVWTDHEPTGGPEVGEQLAAAIPDGEYLLVTDAAHWPQWEGSDAFNEHTLDFLRRKG, from the coding sequence GTGAGCGCCCCCGCATACGCCCCCGTCCCTGGCCAGGGCCCTGAGCCGGTCACCTTCTGGGAGGCCGTCGCGGATCTTCCCCACCGGCTGGAATACGTCCAGGTCGGAGCGTGGCGCACCCGCGTGCTGCACGTCGGCCACGGCGAGCAGACGATCGTGCTGCTCAATGGCACGAGCGGACACATCGAAGCCTTCACGCAGAACATCCGCGCCCTCGCGGCCCGCTACCACGTCATCGGCTACGACTACCCCGGGCACGGATTCACGACCCTGAGCGACCACGACCTCGAGATCCCCGAGTACGAGGCACACCTGCTGGCACTGCTCGACGCCCTCGGCCTCGACCAGGTCCACCTCATCGGAGAATCCCTCGGCGGCTGGATCGCGATCAAGTTCGCCGCCCATCACCCCGAGCGCCTGCGCACCATCGTCCTGAGCGCTCCCGGGGGCCGGGTCGTGGGCGAGCAGCGGGTCGACCGGGCCCAGTCGGTGAGCGCACAGGCAGTCGCCGACCCCAGCTATGACAACGTTAGGAAGCGACTCCAGGTCGTCATCCACGACCCGGAGAAGATCACCGACGAGCTGGTGAAGGTCCGCCAGGCCATCTACTCGCAGCCGGGGTTCGAGGAATCCATGCGCCACATCTCCGTGCTGCGCCAACCCGAAACGCGCTGGCGCAACCGTGTCACCGTCGAGGACTACGCGGCGATTCCGGTGCCGGCGCTGCTGGTCTGGACGGACCACGAGCCGACGGGCGGCCCGGAGGTCGGCGAGCAGCTGGCGGCGGCCATCCCCGATGGCGAGTACCTGCTCGTGACCGACGCCGCCCACTGGCCGCAGTGGGAGGGCTCCGATGCCTTCAACGAGCACACGCTCGACTTCCTGAGGAGGAAAGGGTGA
- a CDS encoding MFS transporter has product MKVTELIAGSKMSRFQILAVVTAIVLTVLEGYDAAMMAFVAPYVTKEFASSASMIGVVLSGALIGMVVGSVIVAPIADKVGRRRIAIVGTCIVAVGMLASPFATDMAGMMWARIVTGLGVGALISVVGVIAAEYSNRHVYPVVMAVYSAAINIGAVLGAVIIGPLLPVQGWRFAFWVGVVLSVIAIVLAVALFPESIAWLAARRKPGSLERLNSTLARMGHDPLPGLPESQLPAREGSSALRTVFSKQLVGQTLLMIIGYISFLVVFYFANAWAPNTLAAATKNPALAAPTTLSLGLGGIIGALVFGFISTRVNPRILTPLFLIVGAGGVALFGFIETNLPASLIELFVASFFFSAGVTGFYQIIPKLYPTLARATGYGIVAGAGRIGGIASPILAGAAFDAHMPVPTVFVIFALPLVVSALTIVGLSALESAQRKRATASEGAAGASEPLASPAK; this is encoded by the coding sequence ATGAAGGTCACAGAATTGATTGCCGGTTCGAAGATGAGCCGGTTCCAGATCCTCGCCGTCGTCACCGCCATCGTGCTGACGGTCCTCGAAGGCTACGACGCCGCCATGATGGCCTTCGTCGCCCCCTACGTCACCAAGGAGTTCGCTTCCTCGGCCAGCATGATCGGCGTGGTGCTCTCGGGCGCTCTCATCGGCATGGTCGTCGGCTCGGTCATCGTCGCACCCATTGCGGACAAGGTCGGCCGGCGGCGCATCGCGATCGTGGGGACCTGCATCGTCGCCGTCGGGATGCTCGCCTCGCCTTTCGCGACCGATATGGCAGGCATGATGTGGGCGCGGATCGTGACCGGCCTCGGTGTCGGTGCACTCATCTCCGTGGTCGGCGTCATCGCCGCCGAATACTCGAACCGGCACGTGTACCCGGTGGTCATGGCGGTCTACTCCGCCGCCATCAACATCGGAGCCGTGCTGGGCGCCGTCATCATCGGACCGCTGCTGCCGGTGCAGGGCTGGCGGTTCGCGTTCTGGGTCGGCGTCGTGCTGTCCGTCATCGCCATCGTGCTCGCCGTCGCGCTCTTCCCCGAGTCGATCGCCTGGCTCGCCGCGCGCCGTAAGCCGGGCTCGCTCGAGCGCCTCAACAGCACCCTCGCCCGGATGGGCCACGACCCCCTGCCCGGGCTGCCCGAGAGCCAGCTGCCAGCACGCGAGGGCAGCAGTGCACTGCGCACCGTCTTCTCGAAGCAGCTGGTCGGCCAGACGCTGCTCATGATCATCGGCTACATTTCATTCCTCGTCGTGTTCTACTTTGCCAACGCGTGGGCTCCGAATACCCTCGCGGCGGCGACGAAGAACCCGGCACTGGCGGCTCCGACCACACTGTCCCTGGGCTTGGGCGGAATCATCGGGGCCTTGGTGTTCGGCTTCATCTCCACCCGCGTGAACCCGCGCATCCTCACCCCCCTCTTCCTCATCGTCGGCGCTGGCGGCGTCGCCCTGTTCGGCTTCATCGAGACGAACCTGCCGGCATCGCTGATCGAGCTCTTCGTCGCCTCCTTCTTCTTCAGCGCCGGGGTGACGGGCTTCTACCAGATCATCCCCAAGCTGTACCCGACTCTGGCCAGGGCCACCGGCTATGGCATCGTGGCTGGCGCTGGGCGCATCGGCGGCATCGCCTCCCCGATCCTGGCGGGCGCTGCGTTCGACGCCCACATGCCGGTGCCGACCGTGTTCGTGATCTTCGCGCTGCCGCTGGTCGTCTCTGCCCTGACCATCGTCGGCCTCAGCGCGCTCGAGTCCGCGCAACGGAAGCGGGCGACGGCGTCGGAAGGCGCCGCCGGGGCAAGCGAGCCACTCGCTTCCCCGGCCAAGTGA
- a CDS encoding 2-keto-4-pentenoate hydratase — protein MTSTASEQTIEEIADEIYLARRGTYTIDYVSPRLPDHDLESAYRISEIVAARREAELGVKRAGRKVGLTNPLVQQRVGVFEPDYGIIHDDMVFPSGARLAQSRFNFLRIEAEVAFALKEDILDTRLEAIRESIDYITPAFEIVDFRFPGNVGAIVDTIADNAGCGGLVLGEERHAYGEVDLTAAEMVITTAEGLEITRGIGSNVLGDPINAVKWLAETAMRIGQPLRAGELLLSGSIGYIEPWPADVECIATITGLGRVTATLDSNS, from the coding sequence GTGACCAGCACTGCGAGCGAGCAGACCATCGAGGAGATCGCCGACGAGATCTACCTCGCCCGCCGCGGGACGTACACGATCGACTACGTCAGCCCCCGCCTGCCCGACCACGACCTCGAGTCCGCATACCGTATCTCGGAGATCGTCGCCGCCCGCCGCGAGGCCGAGCTCGGCGTGAAGCGCGCAGGCCGCAAGGTCGGGCTCACCAACCCGCTCGTCCAGCAGCGCGTCGGCGTCTTCGAGCCGGACTACGGGATCATCCACGACGACATGGTGTTCCCCTCGGGCGCCAGACTGGCCCAGTCGCGCTTCAACTTCCTGCGCATCGAGGCCGAAGTCGCGTTCGCCTTGAAGGAGGACATCCTCGACACCCGGCTCGAGGCCATCAGGGAATCGATCGACTACATCACCCCGGCGTTCGAGATCGTCGACTTCCGCTTCCCCGGCAACGTCGGCGCGATCGTGGACACCATCGCCGACAACGCCGGGTGCGGGGGGCTGGTGCTCGGCGAGGAGCGACACGCCTACGGTGAGGTCGACCTGACGGCCGCGGAAATGGTCATCACGACCGCCGAGGGCCTCGAGATCACCCGCGGGATCGGCAGCAACGTGCTCGGCGACCCGATCAACGCGGTCAAGTGGCTCGCCGAGACCGCGATGCGCATCGGACAGCCGCTGCGCGCCGGCGAGCTGCTGCTCTCCGGCTCGATCGGCTACATCGAGCCCTGGCCAGCCGACGTCGAGTGCATCGCCACCATCACAGGACTGGGCCGCGTGACTGCGACCCTTGACTCGAACAGCTAA
- a CDS encoding SDR family oxidoreductase yields the protein MAEAEKVAIVVGGGSGIGAASIAELASSGYRIAALSPSGRAAALARDLGGVGIDGSNRSVDDLREVVDLAVSTYGRVDAVVNCTGHPAKGKVLELSDQDWLDGLELCLLNVVRMARIVTPHMLEGGGGSIVNISTSSPFEPNPAYPVSATIRAGLASFAKLYADEYGPQGVRMNNVLPGFTKPDPSTVPAEWTSRIPLRRAASTAEVARVVRFLASDESSYITGQNIRVDGGSSRAV from the coding sequence ATGGCCGAGGCCGAGAAGGTCGCGATCGTCGTCGGGGGCGGATCCGGCATCGGCGCGGCGAGCATCGCCGAGCTGGCCTCTTCCGGCTACCGCATCGCGGCGCTGTCGCCCTCGGGCCGGGCTGCGGCCCTCGCGCGGGACCTCGGGGGCGTCGGCATCGACGGTTCGAACCGTTCGGTCGACGACCTCCGCGAGGTTGTCGACCTGGCGGTCTCGACTTACGGCCGCGTCGACGCGGTCGTCAACTGCACAGGCCACCCGGCCAAGGGCAAAGTGCTCGAGCTGAGCGATCAAGACTGGCTCGACGGCCTAGAGCTCTGCCTGCTCAACGTGGTCCGCATGGCACGCATTGTCACCCCCCACATGCTGGAGGGCGGGGGCGGGTCGATCGTCAACATCTCGACGAGCTCGCCCTTCGAACCGAACCCCGCCTACCCGGTCTCGGCAACCATCCGCGCTGGCCTTGCCTCGTTCGCCAAGCTCTACGCGGACGAGTACGGCCCGCAGGGCGTCCGCATGAACAACGTCCTGCCCGGCTTCACCAAACCGGACCCAAGCACCGTGCCCGCCGAGTGGACCTCTCGCATCCCTCTGCGCCGTGCTGCCAGTACGGCCGAGGTCGCCCGCGTCGTCCGCTTCCTCGCCAGCGATGAGTCGAGCTACATCACCGGCCAGAACATCCGCGTCGACGGTGGCAGCTCCCGGGCGGTCTGA
- a CDS encoding IclR family transcriptional regulator yields MPENSRSAPQGSQTLARGIQALKTVAMSRSGLSIQEVAAGLGIHRSVASRLLQTLSEGGLITRGGDGRYRAGAGLIPLARNGVAVFREEALPEVRRLCDRLGVTVALFVEQAGAAYALLVEAPRSAGFHLSLSEGASYPFDHGAATWALRSLHPARPDDPAVLTEARSRGWVRTAGEVEPGAYALAVPIGSDGLRPNACLAVITLREELLDGALEPLLESARRIGA; encoded by the coding sequence ATGCCCGAGAACTCGCGCTCAGCCCCGCAGGGGTCGCAGACGCTGGCCCGCGGAATTCAGGCGCTCAAGACCGTGGCAATGTCGCGCTCCGGGCTTTCGATCCAGGAAGTGGCGGCTGGATTGGGCATCCACCGCAGCGTCGCCTCGCGGTTGCTTCAGACCCTTTCAGAGGGCGGCCTCATCACGCGCGGAGGCGATGGGCGGTATCGGGCTGGCGCAGGCCTGATCCCGTTGGCGCGCAACGGTGTGGCAGTCTTCCGTGAGGAAGCGCTGCCCGAGGTCAGGCGCCTGTGCGACAGGCTGGGCGTGACGGTCGCCCTATTCGTGGAGCAGGCCGGGGCAGCCTACGCACTCCTGGTGGAGGCCCCGCGTTCGGCGGGTTTCCATCTCTCGCTCAGCGAGGGTGCAAGCTACCCTTTCGACCATGGCGCCGCCACGTGGGCGCTGCGTTCCCTCCACCCTGCCCGCCCAGACGACCCCGCCGTCCTGACCGAGGCGCGCTCGCGAGGCTGGGTGCGCACTGCCGGTGAGGTTGAACCGGGCGCGTATGCGTTGGCAGTCCCGATCGGTTCAGATGGACTGCGTCCGAACGCCTGTCTGGCCGTCATCACGCTGCGCGAGGAGCTACTCGACGGCGCACTCGAGCCGCTGCTCGAATCTGCGCGGAGGATTGGCGCATGA
- a CDS encoding HpcH/HpaI aldolase family protein, with protein MKQAALASGPHAPALLHQALASQAVAEFVLSSGYNGVIVDLQHGEIGLDDACRMLRAIPREQSEYAYARVGAIDAAAILRLLDSGARGIIAPTVETAEQASRLVAATKYPPLGSRSLGPSRPALYPGHDYTAAGNRAVSAVVQIETRAGLENADAIFAVEGIDSVYIGPADLAVSYGLPGRGDWADGPVRDAIIELSAKARLAGLTLGIYCASAEYARELLDDGLVDYVGLGIDLVFLNTMARSAIKALRSEQWATTPTS; from the coding sequence GTGAAGCAGGCTGCCCTGGCATCGGGGCCGCACGCCCCCGCGCTGCTGCACCAGGCGCTCGCATCGCAGGCCGTCGCCGAGTTCGTGCTGTCGTCCGGCTACAACGGCGTGATCGTAGACCTGCAGCACGGCGAGATCGGACTCGACGACGCGTGCCGGATGCTTCGCGCGATTCCCCGCGAGCAGAGCGAGTACGCCTACGCCCGGGTCGGCGCCATCGACGCCGCGGCGATCCTAAGGCTCCTGGACTCCGGTGCACGCGGCATCATCGCACCCACGGTGGAGACGGCGGAGCAAGCTTCCCGGCTGGTCGCCGCCACGAAATACCCACCGCTGGGCAGCCGCAGCCTCGGCCCCTCCCGCCCCGCCCTCTACCCGGGACACGACTACACAGCAGCCGGCAACCGCGCCGTCTCTGCGGTGGTCCAGATCGAGACACGCGCAGGACTCGAGAACGCCGACGCGATCTTCGCGGTCGAGGGAATCGACTCGGTGTACATCGGGCCAGCGGACCTCGCCGTGAGCTACGGACTTCCCGGCCGCGGCGACTGGGCCGACGGTCCAGTGCGCGACGCCATCATCGAACTGTCCGCGAAGGCCCGCCTCGCGGGCCTCACCCTCGGAATCTACTGCGCCTCCGCCGAGTATGCGAGGGAACTCCTCGACGACGGGCTGGTCGACTACGTCGGCCTCGGCATCGACCTCGTATTTCTGAACACCATGGCACGGTCTGCTATCAAGGCGCTAAGGAGCGAACAATGGGCTACGACACCGACGTCGTGA
- the mhpA gene encoding bifunctional 3-(3-hydroxy-phenyl)propionate/3-hydroxycinnamic acid hydroxylase MhpA, translating into MGYDTDVVIIGAGPVGLTLANLLGLRGIDVVVLEAGRELIDYPRAVGIDDEAMRVMQGIGLVEKVLPHTVPDQQIRMVNGRGKVIGVIDPTTRVFGWPRRNGFVQPLVDRVLLDGLDRFANVRVQFETRMTELRQDGEGVTVQCRAPEGERAVRAKWVVAADGGSSGTRKALGITFEGETRKTPGLVIDVANDPIGTPHAVFGGDPKRGWATLSLPHGIRRWEFNVLPGEEDRAETDAFVHEMLAEHVSDPSSLDIIRRRVYTFNARIAGTFRKGRVLLAGDAAHVMPVVAGQGWNSGIRDAVNLGWKLAAVVDGRAEATLLDTYDQERRDHVAAMIGLSLNMSRLMTNRSRLASAARDLSAAVISKLPKLKAKVSSQGFKPMPQYGRGVVVPSSLPHSKSVPVTADSPLSVGTLFPQPRVRTADGAEKLLDDATGTDWRVIVWNNDPAALISCSTAELLPLLGATLVHVVPAAQLPWATSHAAAGVTVVGDPAGEVKRWFDARPFSALVVRPDHVIAAECLAQELDETLQKVLTAARVIRPAAADLAPGPEAASLAGLTTDAPEAAAVG; encoded by the coding sequence ATGGGCTACGACACCGACGTCGTGATCATCGGGGCGGGCCCTGTCGGCCTGACTCTGGCCAACCTGCTCGGGCTGCGTGGGATCGACGTCGTCGTGCTCGAGGCGGGCCGCGAATTGATCGACTACCCGCGAGCGGTGGGCATCGACGACGAGGCCATGCGGGTCATGCAGGGCATCGGCCTGGTCGAGAAGGTGCTGCCGCACACGGTGCCCGACCAGCAGATCCGCATGGTCAATGGACGGGGAAAGGTCATCGGTGTCATCGACCCGACAACCCGGGTCTTCGGCTGGCCGAGACGGAACGGCTTCGTCCAGCCTCTCGTCGACCGGGTGCTGCTCGACGGCCTGGACCGCTTCGCCAACGTCCGGGTCCAGTTCGAGACCCGGATGACGGAGCTGAGGCAGGACGGCGAAGGCGTGACCGTACAGTGCCGCGCGCCCGAGGGAGAGCGCGCGGTCCGCGCGAAATGGGTGGTGGCGGCCGACGGCGGGAGCTCAGGCACGCGAAAAGCGCTCGGCATCACCTTCGAGGGAGAGACCCGCAAGACCCCGGGCCTGGTCATCGACGTCGCGAACGACCCGATTGGCACGCCCCACGCCGTCTTCGGTGGCGACCCGAAGCGCGGGTGGGCCACGCTCTCGCTCCCGCACGGCATCCGCCGCTGGGAGTTCAATGTCCTCCCGGGCGAGGAAGACCGCGCGGAAACGGATGCCTTCGTCCACGAGATGCTCGCCGAACACGTCTCTGATCCGAGCTCTCTGGACATCATTCGGCGAAGGGTCTACACCTTCAACGCCCGGATCGCCGGAACCTTCCGGAAGGGTCGAGTGCTGCTGGCCGGTGACGCCGCCCATGTCATGCCCGTGGTCGCCGGCCAGGGCTGGAACTCCGGCATCCGTGACGCGGTCAATCTCGGCTGGAAGCTCGCCGCCGTGGTCGACGGCCGTGCGGAGGCCACACTTCTGGACACCTACGACCAGGAGCGCCGGGACCACGTCGCGGCCATGATCGGCCTGTCCCTGAACATGTCCCGGCTGATGACGAACCGGAGCCGCCTGGCCTCGGCCGCGCGCGACCTCAGCGCCGCAGTGATCTCCAAGCTGCCGAAGCTCAAGGCAAAGGTCTCGTCGCAGGGCTTCAAGCCGATGCCGCAGTACGGACGCGGCGTCGTCGTGCCGTCGTCGCTCCCGCACTCGAAATCGGTGCCGGTCACCGCCGACTCTCCCCTCTCGGTCGGCACACTGTTCCCACAGCCGCGGGTCCGCACCGCGGACGGGGCCGAGAAGCTGCTCGACGACGCGACCGGTACCGACTGGCGCGTCATCGTGTGGAACAACGACCCGGCCGCGCTCATCTCCTGCTCCACTGCGGAGCTGCTGCCTCTCCTCGGCGCCACGCTCGTGCACGTCGTGCCCGCTGCGCAGCTCCCTTGGGCGACCTCGCACGCGGCCGCCGGTGTCACCGTCGTCGGTGACCCTGCAGGGGAGGTGAAGCGCTGGTTCGATGCTCGGCCGTTCTCCGCGCTCGTGGTCAGACCCGACCATGTGATCGCAGCGGAGTGCCTGGCCCAAGAGCTCGATGAGACCCTGCAGAAGGTCCTCACCGCGGCCCGCGTCATTCGGCCGGCAGCAGCCGACCTCGCCCCAGGACCAGAGGCGGCCAGTCTCGCCGGCCTGACCACTGACGCCCCGGAAGCCGCAGCGGTCGGCTGA
- a CDS encoding TetR/AcrR family transcriptional regulator: MAKRRSVHYTTPENEKAILDAVLGLAVEAGYEGTTMSEVARVSGLPIGSVYWHFENKEKLFVALLDYCFGLWRDSVGGRSQRELLGSSIAGAAAPRSNPANAKHAFWVIGLVFALEKRLEDNEARQKYLQIRADMFETALGQVGGQFPAEALGADPDFARKIVAFGRALTEGFYVSASAGDDVDFQELAELSTLAVDLLTEHYAKRGAEAKSKEGES; this comes from the coding sequence ATGGCCAAGCGCAGGAGTGTGCACTACACGACGCCCGAGAACGAGAAGGCAATCCTTGACGCCGTCCTGGGCCTCGCCGTTGAGGCAGGCTACGAGGGGACCACCATGTCCGAGGTTGCGCGCGTCTCGGGGCTCCCTATCGGCTCGGTGTACTGGCACTTCGAGAACAAGGAGAAGCTGTTCGTCGCGCTGTTGGACTACTGCTTCGGGCTCTGGCGCGATTCGGTCGGGGGGCGGAGCCAGCGCGAGTTGCTGGGCAGCTCGATCGCGGGCGCGGCTGCCCCTCGCTCGAACCCCGCCAACGCGAAGCACGCGTTCTGGGTCATCGGCCTGGTCTTCGCGCTCGAGAAGCGTCTGGAGGACAACGAAGCGCGCCAGAAGTACCTTCAGATCCGCGCGGACATGTTCGAGACCGCCCTAGGGCAGGTGGGCGGACAGTTCCCAGCGGAGGCCCTCGGGGCGGACCCGGATTTCGCGCGGAAGATCGTGGCCTTCGGCCGCGCGCTGACCGAGGGGTTCTACGTATCGGCCTCGGCTGGCGATGACGTCGACTTCCAGGAGCTCGCTGAGCTGTCGACCCTGGCGGTCGACCTGCTGACCGAACACTATGCGAAGCGCGGCGCCGAGGCGAAGTCGAAGGAGGGGGAATCCTGA